GTCACTTCGGCACGCGCAACACCACGGCGTTTGTGGCCGCGGAGACCGCGCCGGCCGGACCGGTCAGTGCCACCTGCGCACGCACCGCCCCTGTCTGCACGGCCCCATCCCCTGGCGGCGCAGACGGTCCGGACAGCACGGCGTGCACTTCCATCACGAACAAGCGCGTTTCACCGGGCGCAATGTCCACGTTGCTCGGCGAAAACGCACAGAGCGGCGACCAAGCGCGGCGCCAGCTTCCCGGCGCGGCCTGCTGCTCCACCACCGTGGCACACTCTTCGAAGCGCAACGCGGCGCCGGTGGTGTTGCGCACCCGCACCGGCATCGCAAAGGCGAGGAACTCCACGTTGCCTGAGCTGCGACGCTCACCCACCAGCGTGTCCCCAAGCGCCTGTACCTCGGGGGGAGCGGCCGTCGGTCCGACCGCGTCGCGGCAGCCCCATGCGGCACCCAAAGAGACGGCGGCGACCGCCGCCATACGCCAGCCTGCCACAGCTCGTGCACCTGCTCGAATCATGATTGGCCTCCTGAAAAGACTCCCTCGATATATCGCGCGTCGTCAGGGTGGCAGCAAGCGATCAACGTCGGCGCGCGCATCCACCAGGCGATCCACTTCGTCCCCCAGGTGACGAACGGCGTCGATCAGTGTGGTGAGTGGCGCCAGATCGGTGGAGCCGGCGTGCAGACGCAACAAGTCGAGCCGCAACGTTTCGAGCGCCGCCACCGCCCTGGCCAGCCGCTGCGCAGCCGCCTCGCGCGCGGCACCGTCGAGCAGCGCCACCGCCGCGCGTGCATCCGCCGCTTCTGCCTCGAGCGCCGCCAGGGTGGCCGGCAGGTCCGTGAGCGCCTCACGCTGAGCCGACGGCAGGGCCTCGTACAGGTCCTGCGCGGCGACACCCAGCGCCACTTCCGTCGCGCGGAACCCACCGGCTTCCAGCGCCCGCGAGCGCGACGGCGCGCCCAGCTTGCGCGAGAGCCACGCACCAACCCGGCTGTTCCAGAGTCGATCCCTGATTCCCGACATCCACCACTCGCGCACACGCGGCGAGACGAAGCGCACATCGAGTGCATTGCTCACCGCCACCGTGAGCAGCGTGGCACCGACCGGCGACAACACCATCCAGATGGGCGAGCGATTCTCGTGCAGCACACCTTGCACCACGAGCCCCACCGTCACTGCGAGCCATGACGTGGAAGCGAACGTGGCATAGCGCAGCGCACGATGTACGGGCGACTCGGTATCCGCGTGCGACAGCGCCGCCGCCTCCACCCGCTCGCGCCGCGCCACGTCGATGGCCGCGCGCAGATCGGCAAGGGAATGACCGGCACGAAACTGGCGGCGTGCCTGGTTGATGTGATATCCGATGATGGGCAGCAGTGGCGCCGCGGCAATACCAGCCAGCAGCGCAATGTCAGCGGGGCCGTCGGGACGATTGCCTGTGACCCATGCCACCAGATTGCCCGCGGTGAGCACACTGAAGCCGGCCATCCACCCACTGTATGGCAGCATCAGCGGGTTGCGCGCAGCCAGCCAGGCGCGAAGTCCCGGTGCGAGCTGGCTGCGCGGCTCCGGCGCAGGCGCCAGCGCTGCCGCCAAGGCTTCGCCATCGGCAAAGCGCTCGGCCGGATCGCGAGCCAGACAACGGGCAATGGCCGCCTCGAGTGCCGCCGGAACACCGGGAGCAACCGTGCGCAGACTGGGGGCAGACTGCGTGGCCTGTGCCAACAGCAGGGCGGGCACGGTCTCGCCGTCAAACGGATAGCGACCGCTGAGTGCGAGGTAACCAACCACGCCCAGCGCGTACAGATCACTGCGTCCGTCGAGCGCTGCGCCAGACGCATGTTCGGGACTGATGTAGTGCGCCGTCCCCATCAGCGGCGCGGGGGTCAGCGCAGCGCGCTCCATGTCCGAGGCAATGCCGAAGTCCGTCACCATCGCGCGGCCGCTGCCTTCTTCGATGAGGATGTTGTCGGGTTTGATGTCCCGATGGACAATGCCGCGGCCGTGTGCGTAAGCCAGCGCCCATGCCACTTCGCGCAGTACGCGCGCCACATCGCCCGGCGGCAGCGGTCCCTGCGTGCGCAGGCGCTGTCCGAGCGTTTCGCCGGCGATGTAACTCATCACGAAGAACACCACGCCCTGCGCTTCACCGACACGGTGAATGGGCACGATGTGCGGGTGTGACAGGCCGGCGGCCGTACGGGCCTCGCGCAGAAAGCGCTCGCGCGCCACGGCATTGGCAGCAAGCTCCGGTGGCAGCACCTTGATGGCCACATCGCGGTCGAGCTGGACATCGCGTGCGAGGTACACGACCCCCATGCCACCACGCCCCAGCTCGCGCTGCAGCGAATATTCGCCAATCAGCGCCGATTGAACGGTGAGGAACTCCTGCGTGGCCGAGCTCATGCCCTCTACGATAACGGCAGCGAGGGTGGATGTCCCGTCACGTCGGCGAGCATGTCCAGGACCCGGCGAATCATGAGGTCCCGCTGCGCGTCCGCCGTGATGTGCGGCCAGCGATCACCCGGCTGGAATCCGTACCAGCCGAACTGCGAGTGATTGCCCCCCTCGACCCACTCCCAGCGCGTCGAAAGCGGCAGCTTGCCACGATTGCTCTCCACCTCCGCGCGACTCGCCAGTCCGTCATGCGTGCCCACAATTTTTGTCACGGGCACCGTGAGTCCGCTGAGGTCCACGTCCCGCGGATGCGACGTGCCAATGAGTACGAGCCCGGAGAAACCCGGCCGCTGCTGCGAAGCGACGGTACTCGCGACCACACCGCCCTTCGAATGCCCCGCCGCCACCCAGCGGGCCGGAGACGCGGCGCCAGCCACCACGCGCGCGAGGCGCGCCTCGAGCTCCGGGGAATCTGTGCCGCCAAACGCGGCACGGCGCGGAATCTCCACGAGATACGCGCGGTACCCGCCGGCGGCCACCGCGCGCAGCAGCGGCGCATACGCCACCGGGTCCACCAACGCCCCCGGAAAGAATACCAGCGCAGCACCGTCACGTCGGGACGAATCGCCACGCGTGGGGACAAACGACCACACCCCGTCGTCGTGTTGCACCATCACCTGATCATCGCTGGCCAGCGCGGCGTGTGCATCGGCGTCCGCGCGATAGGCCCAGAGTGACCAGCCAGTGAAGACCACCGTGAACACCAGTCCGGCGGTAATCCAGACACGCCGAATGCGTGAAAGCCAGCGGTCGCTCTTGCGGTCGCGATTGCGGGCGCGGTTCATGAGGGGACTCGTGGGAGGGTGGCACATCGGGTGCTGGGGAGGCAGTGCCTCCTACGCGGTGCGCGCACATGCGGTTTCCGACTTGCCACGCCCTGCCCTCGGGCAGAGCTTGGAACGTACACCTTATCCCCCGCCTCATGCGATCCTGCCACGTTCCGTCTCAAGGCGACACGCTGCGCCTCTGCCTGGCATTCATCGCCAGCCTGTCGCTGTCCGCGTCGCTGTCCGCGTCGCTGTCCGCCCTACTGCCCGCCCCGCTCACGGCGCAGACCACCACGCCGCGCACTGACGAACCCACACGTCTGCTGCGACAGCCCTCCATCTCGTCCACCCACATTGCCTTCACCTACGGATCCGATGTCTGGATCGTGGATCGCAGTGGCGGTGTCGCGCGACGCATCACCAGTACGGCGGCCGTCGAGAGCGACCCGCGCCTCTCCCCCGATGGCCAGTGGATTGCCTTTACGTCCAATCGCAGCGGCACACCCGCCGTGTATGTGGTGAGTGCGCAGGGCGGCGAACCACAGCGTCTCACCTGGTATCCCGCCCCGGCGCTGGCGCGTGGCTGGAGTCCCGATGGACAGCGCGTGCTGTACGCCACCACCTATGGGACGGCGCCCTCGGCGTATCATCGCCTCTGGTCGGTGTCGCGGAGCGGTGGCCCATCCACACCCGTGACCGTCGGCTGGGGCTTCGACGGACGCTGGGCGCCCGATGGGCGCACGGTCGTGGTGGATCGCATGACGCGCTGGGATCCCGAGTGGCGCTCGTACCGCGGCGGACAGAACATCCCGCTGCGCCTGCTCGATGTGCAGAGCAAGGAAGAAACACTCATCCCCAATCCCGATCGCAGCACGGACCTGCAGCCGCATGTGCTGAACGGCAAGGTGTATTTCCTGTCCGATCGTGATTGGGTCAGCAACGTGTGGGCCTATGACATCGCGTCGAAAGCCCTGTCGCAAATCACGCGCTTTCGTGATGTGGACGTGAAGTGGCTGGGCGCCGGCGGAGGACAGTTGGTGTTCGAGCAGGACGGCTACCTTCACACACTCGACCCGGCGACCGGCCGATCCCAGCGCGTGGCCATCACCGTGCGCGGCGACTTCCCCTGGGCGGCCACACGCTGGGAGGACGTCACGCGCAGTGTGGCCGCGGCGTCGCTTTCCCCCACCGGCAAGCGCATTCTCTTCGAAGCGCGCGGTGAAGTGTTCACTGTGCCCGTTGAGCAGGGCGACACACGCAATCTCACACGCAGTTCCGGCGCCGCCGACCGCGCGCCCAGCTGGTCACCCGATGGCAAGCAGGTGGCCTGGTTCAGTGATGAGGGCAGTGGGTATCGCCTGCACATCGCCAATCAGGACGGCACCGGCACGCCGAGGCGCATCGAGCTTGGTGAATCGAAGATGGCCTGGGAGCCCGTCTGGTCGCCTGATGGCAAGCGCCTCGCGTTTGTCGACCATGTCACGCGGGTGCGCATCGTGGATGTCGCCAGCGGCCGCATCAGCACGGCCGATGTCGGCGGCGCGTCCAACGATCGTGGCAGCATGGGCCTTTCGTGGTCACCCGACTCGAAGTGGCTGGCGTACAGCAAGACCTATCCCAACAACTTCCGTCGCATCACGGCGTGGAATTCTGAGACGGGTACGGTCTCGCCACTGACCGACGCCATGGCGCATGCCGTGCAGCCGGCCTTCGACAAGGACGGACGCCATCTCTGGTTCCTGGCCAGCACGAACCTGGGCCTGGCCAGTGGCTGGGCCAACACCAGCGCCGGTCTCGCCGATCCGCAGTACGGGGTGTACGTGATGGTGCTGCGCAGCGGTGATCCCACGCCCTTCCCGCACAAGAGCGATGAAGAGGCCGCGCCGCCGCCGCCCAAGCCCGACACGGGTGCGGTGCAGGTGCGCATCGATCTCGAGGGCCTCGATCGTCGCATCGTGGTCACCTCGCTGCCCGTGCGCCGCTACGCTGACGTACAGACGGCCGGCAAGGGTGTCGTTTTTGTCAGTGAGCGCGTGGAGAATCAGCCCGGCGTCACGCTCCACAAGTTCAACCTCGCCGACGGCAAGACGGAGGTCTTCACGCGCGGCGTCAGCCGCGTCTCCGTCTCGCACGATGGCAAGAAGATCCTGCTGCAGAATGGGCAGCAGTGGACCGTGACCGGCACGGAAGCGCCGCCGCAGGCGGGTCGTGGCACGGTCGCCGTGGCGCTGCGCATGCAGCTGGATCGGCTGGCCGAATGGCGACAGGTGTTCGACGAAGTCTGGCACTTCGAACGGGATTTCTTCTACGATCCCGACATGCACGGCAACGACTGGGATGCGGTGCGTGAACGCTATCGCCCACTCGTGCCGCACATTCGCCATCAGGCTGACCTGGCCTATGTGGTGGATCTCGTGAACGGCGAGCTGTCCGTGGGACACAGCTACGTGAGCGCCGGTGACCTGCCGCCGGTGGACACGTCGCGCGTTGGTACGCTGGGTGCCGATCTCGTTCTCGAGAACGGCCGCTGGCGCATCGCGCGCATCCTCACCACCGAGAGCTGGAATCCCGGCCTTGGTGCGCCACTCGACCGACCGGGATTGCGCGTGAAGGCCGGAGACTATCTGCTCGCCGTCAACGGGGACGCGCTCACGGCCAACGATGATCCCTATCGTCTGCTCGACGGGACCGCCGACCGGCAGACCACCTTGCTCATCAACTCGCGGCCCAGCACCGACAGCGCGTGGAGCATCACGGTGGTGCCCGCGGGCAACGAGAACGCCTTGCGTCAGCGCGCCTGGGTGGAAGACAATCGCCGCAAGGTCGATTCGCTGTCCCGGGGGCGTCTGGCGTATGCCTGGATTCCCAACACCAGCGCGCCGGGCACCACCAGCTTTGATCGCTATGTGTTTGCCCAGCAGGATCGGCAGGGCGCGATCATCGACGAGCGCTACAACGGCGGCGGGTCACTCGATGACTACATGGTGGACTATCTCACGCGCAGCCTGCGCGGCGCACTCACCAATCATGTGCCCGGTGGCGCCCCCTCGGCACTGCCGCAGGGCGTGCTCGGGCCCAAGGCACTCATCGTGAACGAACGCGCCGGCAGCGGCGGTGACTACTTCCCGTGGGCGTTCCGTCAGCAGAAGGCCGGCGTCATTGTTGGCACCCGCACCTGGGGCGGTCTGGTGAGTGCCGCGTCGCACTACCCCATGGTCAACGGGCTCAGTGTCACCGCGCCGGTCATTCGCGTGTTCGATCCCGTCAACAACCAGTGGATCGCCGAGAATGAGGGCGTGGCGCCTGACATCGAGGTGATCGTGGACGAGAAGAGCGCAGCCGCCGGGCGCGATCCGCAGTTGGAGCGTGCAGTGAGCGAGGTGCTCAAGGCGGTGGACACGCAGGGTGTACGTCGCATCACGCCGCCGCCCATGACCCGGCCCGCGCGTCGGCGCTAAGGGCCGGTTGCCGCGCAGACGCGGGTGCGGCGTACGCGTTGAACTACCCGTTCTGCTCGTACGCCGCGCGCAGCAACTGCTCCACCTCGGTGGTAATGTCCGATACCGTCTGCAGCGACAACTTGTGCGTGGCCTGACCAGGCGCCGCGGATTCAACCAGCAGCGTTGACCGCGGCGCCTTGGTGTATCGAAGCCCGACATCCACCCGCGTCCTGGTTGCCGCAGCCACCGCCACGAACTGGCGCGCGCGCACGAACGGGATGTAGGTGGCGCGCCCCTCGACCACTACGTCGGGGCCCAGCGCGGTGAGCAAGGCCTGCAGTCGATCATACACGGGACGCAGCGCAGCCTTGGCGCCGTCGTACTGCTGCGCCACGTATTCGTCTACCGTGGGCGCCGTCCACCCCGCCGCACGCGCTGCGGCATCGGCAATGGCCCACTGCGAGTTCTGCAGCACACCATGCGTGCTCTTGAGCCAGCGACGCACGGCGTTCTGATCGAGTGCGTCGAGTCCGCTGGCTTGCACCAGCGCCACCCATTCCTCGAGTGTCTTGCCCGTCCGTTCCTGCATACTGGCCGAGACGGCCTGCATCATGTCATTGGGGCTGTTGGGCCTCTTGGGGCGCATCACGATCCTCGGGGCAGTGGGTCGCACTAGTCTAGCGCCCGCGTACCACCTCGCGCACGCAGTCCACAAAGGCCTCGGCCACCGCGCTGCGCTGCGCCCCACGTCGCCACACGGCCACGATCTCGCGGTGCAGCGTGTGGTCTGCGAGCGGCACGTACGCGCACTGCGGTGTGTTGTGCCGAGCGGCAGCCATGGCCGGCACAATGGACAGCCCCACCTCCGCACCCACCAACTCGAGCACGGTAGCCAGTTGCGCGCTGCGGCACACCACCGACGGCAGCACCTGCTGACGGCTGCAGAAGCCGGCCACCTGTTCGCCCAGACAGTGCGCCGGGTCGAGTGTCACCGCCGGCGTATCGCGCAGCTGGGCCAGCGTGATGCGCCCCGCGCGCGCGGCCGGATGCGATGCCGGCACCGCCACCACCAGCGCGTCGCTGCCCAGTGACTCGATCGCGACATGCTCAAACGGATAGGGCTGCGCCGCGATGAGCACATCGAGCTCGCCCTCGTGCAGCAGGCGCGCCAACACGGCGCTGTAGTCTTCTCGCAGCTCCACGCGAGTCGCCGCATTGCGCACCTGCATGCGCCGGAGGGCGGCCGGCAACACATAGGGCGCCACCGTCGGAATGGCGCCCACGCGCAGCGTATCAGGGCCGTCCAGACCCTCCCGCCGCACCGCGTCCTCCGTCTCGCGCAGCTCGTCGAGCAGACGCCGGGCCCGCGGATACAGCGCACGCCCGGCATCCGTCAACGTCACGCCACGCCCATGGCGATCGAAGAGTTCGACGCCAAGGTGCCGTTCGAGGCGCTGGATCTGGGCCGTCAGCGATGGCTGCGACAGACCCAGTTGGGAGGCGGCACGGCTCAGAGCACCGGAGTCGGCCGTTTCGAGGAAGGCGCGCAGAAGTGTGCTGTCCATACCAGATAAAGCTATAGCAATTATCTATGACAAATATAGACCAAAGCCCATTGCTGACTATGGCTGGAATCCCTAACGTTCAACGGCTGACCCGGTCCATGGACCGGCCCCCCTATTTCTGCAGGACCCATCCACGCAGCACGTACGGAGACGGACCGATGGAAGGACACAAGAGCGAAACCGGTGGCAAGTGCCCCGTGATGCATGGCCATGGCGCGCCGGCGCGCGCGACCTCCATGGCGGGTCGCGGTAACCGCGACTGGTGGCCCAACGCGCTCAACCTCGGCATTCTGCGTCAGCACTCGTCACTGTCGAATCCCCTGCCCGGTTTTTCGTACCGCGAGGCGCTCAAGGATCTCGACGTCGAGGCGCTCAAGGCCGATCTGGTGCAGCTCCAGACGGACTCCAAGGACTGGTGGCCGGCCGACTACGGGCACTATGGCCCGTTCTTCGTGCGCATGGCCTGGCACAGCGCGGGCACGTATCGCACGGCCGACGGCCGCGGCGGCGCCGGCAGTGGCACGCAGCGTTTTGCGCCGCTCAACAGCTGGCCGGACAACGGCAATCTCGACAAGGCCCGCCGTCTCCTGTGGCCCATCAAGCAGAAGTACGGCAACAAGATTTCGTGGGCGGATCTGATGATCCTTGCCGCCGACGTGGGCATGGAAACGATGGGATTCAAGCCCTTCGGCTTCGGCTTCGGTCGTGAGGATGTCTGGGAGCCCGAGCAGGACATTTATTGGGGCAGCGAGGGCGAGTGGCTCGCCACCAGCGAGAAGGAAAACAGCCGCTACTCCGGTGACCGCGAGCTCGAGAACCCGCTGGCCGCCGTGCAGATGGGCCTCATCTACGTGAACCCTGAAGGTCCCGACGGCAAGCCCGACCCGATGGCCTCGGCGCGCGACATTCGCGAGACGTTTGCGCGCATGGCCATGAACGACGAGGAGACGGTGGCCCTTGTGGCCGGCGGTCACACCTTCGGCAAGATGCACGGTGCCGGTGACACGGCGCTCGTTGGCCCCGAGCCCGAAGGCGCCCCCATTGAAGCCATGGGCTTCGGGTGGCTCAACAGCTTCGGCAGCGGCAAGGGTGAGCACACCACCACGTCGGGTCTCGAAGGCGCGTGGACACCCAACCCCATCAAGTGGGACAACGGCTACTTCGACACGCTCTTCGGCTTTGAGTGGGAGCTCACCAAGAGTCCGGCCGGCGCGCACATCTGGGAGCCCACCGACAAGGAGGCCTCGCTCGTTGTGCCGGACGCGCACGTGCCGGGCAAGAAGGTGCGGCCCGCCATGTCCACGGCCGACATCGCACTGCGCACCGACCCCAAGTATCTCGAGATCTCCAAGCGTTTCCACGCCAACCCGCAGGAATTCCACGACGCCTTTGCGCGCGCGTGGTTCAAGCTCACGCACCGTGACATGGGCCCGAAGGCCCGCTACCTCGGCCCGCTCGTGCCGCAGGAAGACCTGCTGTGGCAGGACCCGATTCCGGCCGTGAATCACCCGCTCATCGACGCGCAGGACATCGATGCGCTCAAGAGCAAGATTCTGGCCTCGGGTCTGTCCATCTCGCACCTCGTGTACGTGGCGTGGTCAGCGGCGTCCACCTTCCGCGGCTCCGACAAGCGCGGGGGCGCCAATGGTGCGCGCATCCGTCTCAATCCGGCGCGCAACTGGGAGGTCAACCAGCCGGCCAAGCTGGCCAAGGCGCTCGAGATCTACGAGACCATCCAGGCCGAATTCAACGCGTCGGCCACCGGCGGCAAGAAGGTCTCGCTGGCCGATCTCATCGTGCTTGGCGGCGCGGCAGCCATTGAGCAGGCGGCCGAACGCGCGGGCTTTGTGGTGAGCGTGCCCTTCACGCCGGGCCGCATGGATGCCTCGCAGGAGCAGACCGACGTGGAGTCGTATGCGGTGCTCGAGCCGCAGGCTGATGGCTTCCGCAACTATCAGAAGGCCCGGTACACCACCTCGCCGGAAGAACTGCTGGTGGACAAGGCGCAGCTGCTCACGCTCACTGCGCCCGAGATGACCGTGCTGGTAGGTGGCCTGCGCGTGCTCGGCGCCAACTACGCCGCGGCCAAGCACGGCGTGTTCACCGATCGTCCGGAGACGCTGAGCAACGACTTCTTCGTCAACCTGCTCGACATGGGCACGGCGTGGAAGCCGGTAGCGCCTGGCGCCGACGTATACGAAGGCCGCGATCGCAGCACGGGGGACGTG
This portion of the Gemmatimonas sp. UBA7669 genome encodes:
- a CDS encoding S41 family peptidase: MRSCHVPSQGDTLRLCLAFIASLSLSASLSASLSALLPAPLTAQTTTPRTDEPTRLLRQPSISSTHIAFTYGSDVWIVDRSGGVARRITSTAAVESDPRLSPDGQWIAFTSNRSGTPAVYVVSAQGGEPQRLTWYPAPALARGWSPDGQRVLYATTYGTAPSAYHRLWSVSRSGGPSTPVTVGWGFDGRWAPDGRTVVVDRMTRWDPEWRSYRGGQNIPLRLLDVQSKEETLIPNPDRSTDLQPHVLNGKVYFLSDRDWVSNVWAYDIASKALSQITRFRDVDVKWLGAGGGQLVFEQDGYLHTLDPATGRSQRVAITVRGDFPWAATRWEDVTRSVAAASLSPTGKRILFEARGEVFTVPVEQGDTRNLTRSSGAADRAPSWSPDGKQVAWFSDEGSGYRLHIANQDGTGTPRRIELGESKMAWEPVWSPDGKRLAFVDHVTRVRIVDVASGRISTADVGGASNDRGSMGLSWSPDSKWLAYSKTYPNNFRRITAWNSETGTVSPLTDAMAHAVQPAFDKDGRHLWFLASTNLGLASGWANTSAGLADPQYGVYVMVLRSGDPTPFPHKSDEEAAPPPPKPDTGAVQVRIDLEGLDRRIVVTSLPVRRYADVQTAGKGVVFVSERVENQPGVTLHKFNLADGKTEVFTRGVSRVSVSHDGKKILLQNGQQWTVTGTEAPPQAGRGTVAVALRMQLDRLAEWRQVFDEVWHFERDFFYDPDMHGNDWDAVRERYRPLVPHIRHQADLAYVVDLVNGELSVGHSYVSAGDLPPVDTSRVGTLGADLVLENGRWRIARILTTESWNPGLGAPLDRPGLRVKAGDYLLAVNGDALTANDDPYRLLDGTADRQTTLLINSRPSTDSAWSITVVPAGNENALRQRAWVEDNRRKVDSLSRGRLAYAWIPNTSAPGTTSFDRYVFAQQDRQGAIIDERYNGGGSLDDYMVDYLTRSLRGALTNHVPGGAPSALPQGVLGPKALIVNERAGSGGDYFPWAFRQQKAGVIVGTRTWGGLVSAASHYPMVNGLSVTAPVIRVFDPVNNQWIAENEGVAPDIEVIVDEKSAAAGRDPQLERAVSEVLKAVDTQGVRRITPPPMTRPARRR
- a CDS encoding serine/threonine-protein kinase, translating into MSSATQEFLTVQSALIGEYSLQRELGRGGMGVVYLARDVQLDRDVAIKVLPPELAANAVARERFLREARTAAGLSHPHIVPIHRVGEAQGVVFFVMSYIAGETLGQRLRTQGPLPPGDVARVLREVAWALAYAHGRGIVHRDIKPDNILIEEGSGRAMVTDFGIASDMERAALTPAPLMGTAHYISPEHASGAALDGRSDLYALGVVGYLALSGRYPFDGETVPALLLAQATQSAPSLRTVAPGVPAALEAAIARCLARDPAERFADGEALAAALAPAPEPRSQLAPGLRAWLAARNPLMLPYSGWMAGFSVLTAGNLVAWVTGNRPDGPADIALLAGIAAAPLLPIIGYHINQARRQFRAGHSLADLRAAIDVARRERVEAAALSHADTESPVHRALRYATFASTSWLAVTVGLVVQGVLHENRSPIWMVLSPVGATLLTVAVSNALDVRFVSPRVREWWMSGIRDRLWNSRVGAWLSRKLGAPSRSRALEAGGFRATEVALGVAAQDLYEALPSAQREALTDLPATLAALEAEAADARAAVALLDGAAREAAAQRLARAVAALETLRLDLLRLHAGSTDLAPLTTLIDAVRHLGDEVDRLVDARADVDRLLPP
- the katG gene encoding catalase/peroxidase HPI is translated as MEGHKSETGGKCPVMHGHGAPARATSMAGRGNRDWWPNALNLGILRQHSSLSNPLPGFSYREALKDLDVEALKADLVQLQTDSKDWWPADYGHYGPFFVRMAWHSAGTYRTADGRGGAGSGTQRFAPLNSWPDNGNLDKARRLLWPIKQKYGNKISWADLMILAADVGMETMGFKPFGFGFGREDVWEPEQDIYWGSEGEWLATSEKENSRYSGDRELENPLAAVQMGLIYVNPEGPDGKPDPMASARDIRETFARMAMNDEETVALVAGGHTFGKMHGAGDTALVGPEPEGAPIEAMGFGWLNSFGSGKGEHTTTSGLEGAWTPNPIKWDNGYFDTLFGFEWELTKSPAGAHIWEPTDKEASLVVPDAHVPGKKVRPAMSTADIALRTDPKYLEISKRFHANPQEFHDAFARAWFKLTHRDMGPKARYLGPLVPQEDLLWQDPIPAVNHPLIDAQDIDALKSKILASGLSISHLVYVAWSAASTFRGSDKRGGANGARIRLNPARNWEVNQPAKLAKALEIYETIQAEFNASATGGKKVSLADLIVLGGAAAIEQAAERAGFVVSVPFTPGRMDASQEQTDVESYAVLEPQADGFRNYQKARYTTSPEELLVDKAQLLTLTAPEMTVLVGGLRVLGANYAAAKHGVFTDRPETLSNDFFVNLLDMGTAWKPVAPGADVYEGRDRSTGDVKWTATRVDLIFGSNSELRALSEVYAQNDSKQKFVSDFVAAWTKVMELDRF
- a CDS encoding DUF5655 domain-containing protein → MRPKRPNSPNDMMQAVSASMQERTGKTLEEWVALVQASGLDALDQNAVRRWLKSTHGVLQNSQWAIADAAARAAGWTAPTVDEYVAQQYDGAKAALRPVYDRLQALLTALGPDVVVEGRATYIPFVRARQFVAVAAATRTRVDVGLRYTKAPRSTLLVESAAPGQATHKLSLQTVSDITTEVEQLLRAAYEQNG
- a CDS encoding LysR family transcriptional regulator → MDSTLLRAFLETADSGALSRAASQLGLSQPSLTAQIQRLERHLGVELFDRHGRGVTLTDAGRALYPRARRLLDELRETEDAVRREGLDGPDTLRVGAIPTVAPYVLPAALRRMQVRNAATRVELREDYSAVLARLLHEGELDVLIAAQPYPFEHVAIESLGSDALVVAVPASHPAARAGRITLAQLRDTPAVTLDPAHCLGEQVAGFCSRQQVLPSVVCRSAQLATVLELVGAEVGLSIVPAMAAARHNTPQCAYVPLADHTLHREIVAVWRRGAQRSAVAEAFVDCVREVVRGR
- a CDS encoding alpha/beta family hydrolase, translated to MNRARNRDRKSDRWLSRIRRVWITAGLVFTVVFTGWSLWAYRADADAHAALASDDQVMVQHDDGVWSFVPTRGDSSRRDGAALVFFPGALVDPVAYAPLLRAVAAGGYRAYLVEIPRRAAFGGTDSPELEARLARVVAGAASPARWVAAGHSKGGVVASTVASQQRPGFSGLVLIGTSHPRDVDLSGLTVPVTKIVGTHDGLASRAEVESNRGKLPLSTRWEWVEGGNHSQFGWYGFQPGDRWPHITADAQRDLMIRRVLDMLADVTGHPPSLPLS